In Blastocatellia bacterium, the DNA window CCCCGGAAACGGGATTGGCCTGGCCATCTGTCGCAAAATAGTTGAACGTCACGGGGGGCGCATCTGGGTGGATTCCCAGCTCGGGCGCGGCTCCACGTTCTTCTTTACACTGCCTGCGGAGAGGGAGGAATAAGCCTTATGGACATGAGACCTGTCGAGATTCTGCTTGTCGAGGACAATCCCGGAGATGTGCGCCTGGCGGTGGAGGCGCTCAAGGAGGGAAAGGTCCATAATAATCTCCATGTGGTGGGCGATGGTGTGGAGGCAATGATGTTCCTGCGCCGGGAGGGAAAGTACGCGCTGTCGCCTCGGCCCGATCTCATCCTGCTCGACCTGAACCTTCCGAAAAAGGACGGGCGTGAGGTGCTGGCTGAGATCAAAGCCGATGAAAAATTGCGACGAATCCCCGTCGTGGTGCTGACGACGTCCAAGGCGGAGCAGGACATCCTGCGGACCTATGACCTTCACGCCAATTG includes these proteins:
- a CDS encoding response regulator, giving the protein MDMRPVEILLVEDNPGDVRLAVEALKEGKVHNNLHVVGDGVEAMMFLRREGKYALSPRPDLILLDLNLPKKDGREVLAEIKADEKLRRIPVVVLTTSKAEQDILRTYDLHANCYITKPVDLEQFIAVVKSVEDFWLTIVKLPPE